The proteins below come from a single Tenuifilum thalassicum genomic window:
- a CDS encoding UbiA-like polyprenyltransferase codes for MLIKVKNYLSLVKFSHTIFAMPFAIIGYFLAYYKLPLNPDLSIFLKVILCMVFSRNAAMSFNRLVDKHFDKLNPRTKEREIPKGIITEKSALIFIILNSILFIATTYFINNLVFYLSPIALFVVLFYSYTKRFTMLSHLVLGLGLSLAPIGAYLSVTAKFELLPLLYSFLVLFWVAGFDIIYALQDEDFDKKHKLHSIPAAVGRKWSLFISFFLHFISGILVIAIGLLTAFNYWYWVGASLFIGLMLYQHHLVKPTDISKVNMAFATTNGLASIVFATFNIISILTV; via the coding sequence ATGCTTATTAAGGTGAAAAATTACTTATCGCTTGTTAAGTTTAGCCATACCATTTTTGCCATGCCATTTGCCATAATTGGCTATTTTTTGGCTTATTACAAGTTACCCTTAAATCCAGATTTATCAATTTTCCTTAAGGTTATCTTATGTATGGTGTTTTCGAGAAATGCCGCCATGAGCTTTAATCGTCTTGTCGACAAACATTTCGACAAGTTGAATCCACGTACAAAGGAAAGAGAAATTCCTAAAGGAATTATCACAGAGAAATCTGCTCTAATTTTCATCATCCTAAACTCAATACTTTTCATTGCCACAACTTACTTTATCAATAACCTTGTTTTTTACTTATCACCAATTGCTCTTTTTGTTGTGCTTTTTTATAGCTACACCAAGCGATTCACCATGTTAAGCCATCTTGTGCTTGGTTTAGGCCTCTCGTTGGCACCCATTGGGGCCTACTTGTCGGTAACGGCAAAATTTGAATTGTTACCATTACTCTACTCATTTCTTGTTCTTTTTTGGGTGGCCGGCTTTGATATTATTTATGCCCTACAGGACGAGGATTTTGACAAAAAACATAAGTTGCACTCTATACCTGCAGCCGTGGGCAGAAAATGGTCGCTTTTTATTTCATTCTTTTTACACTTTATAAGTGGTATTTTGGTTATAGCAATTGGATTATTAACTGCTTTTAATTACTGGTATTGGGTTGGGGCTTCGCTATTTATTGGCCTTATGCTATACCAACACCACCTTGTTAAACCAACTGACATTTCGAAAGTTAACATGGCATTTGCTACAACAAACGGACTGGCCAGC
- a CDS encoding tetratricopeptide repeat protein — MMQKYKHIILLLLIFISSVHISAGQDNSVDDKQLIGNSKAAELIVKGRELINTNPDQTLDIALQALVVAKKNKDLIAEAAALELLGDASYNIKEFDAALKYYYRAFSILVSNKKDNLAVRVLLSIAKVHETTNNPDLAIQQVEAGIKQLGGSKNSPRYLDLIIKLANLYLVHQNPKLASKYGLEAQSILNSGTSEIPGKERYFLQVYELLGQSYKNSGNLNLSLDYFKKLSENAIKLSDSTTLSKSLSEVGVVFMLTNKPDSALQYFSLAYTVSLNASDSAGIVKSLFGLGDYNFDVENYNQALNYYSQCNEIAQKINDIETSLAALVKISRCYSQLGDYPTSSKFLNRALAIAQKHKLTSSKADVYKYLSVLNEAQGRYKDALEYHKMWVELRDSIYFEETGQKLAKLQILYEITQKEKENEILKQNAEIQKLQIARSRYQFRIMILILVAVAIMLILLIVLFRNKQKEIIKQKETEQRITQLNKALERRMIEEIKKQEKQQQLLAQKSKLESLGTLAAGIAHEINQPLGGISMGLDNILMRLSDKSYSEEYLKEKLSSLFENVERIKKIIDHIRYFSRTQKPVAFTSVNLNDVVNSALFMVTTQFENHGIEVQKSLDENLPFITADKYKLEQVLLNLLSNAKYALDDKAKKTTESNYRKRIKINTWQDRDNIYLSVWDNGTGIPKNYVEKIFDPFFTTKSEEKGTGLGLSISYGFIKDLLGDIRVESEPGEYTLFEISIPKEK, encoded by the coding sequence ATGATGCAAAAGTACAAACATATTATTCTTTTACTGCTAATTTTTATCAGTTCTGTTCATATTTCTGCTGGGCAGGATAATTCTGTTGACGATAAACAGCTAATTGGGAATTCAAAAGCTGCAGAACTAATAGTTAAGGGTAGGGAGCTCATTAATACTAATCCTGACCAAACTCTAGATATTGCTCTACAGGCGCTAGTTGTAGCAAAAAAGAATAAGGATTTGATAGCTGAGGCTGCAGCACTTGAACTTCTTGGCGACGCAAGTTACAACATTAAAGAGTTTGATGCTGCTCTAAAATACTATTATAGGGCATTTAGTATTTTAGTATCAAATAAAAAAGATAATCTGGCAGTAAGGGTTCTACTATCAATTGCCAAGGTTCATGAAACCACTAATAATCCCGATTTAGCAATTCAGCAAGTTGAGGCTGGTATTAAACAGCTAGGCGGTAGCAAAAATTCACCAAGATATCTTGACCTAATTATAAAGCTAGCCAATCTATATCTAGTTCATCAAAACCCTAAATTGGCTAGTAAATATGGACTTGAAGCACAATCCATTCTAAATAGCGGTACAAGTGAGATTCCTGGTAAGGAAAGGTACTTTCTGCAGGTTTACGAGTTACTTGGACAATCATATAAAAATTCAGGGAATCTTAATTTAAGCCTAGATTACTTCAAGAAGCTAAGCGAAAATGCAATAAAACTTTCCGATTCTACTACTTTAAGCAAGTCGCTGTCGGAGGTTGGTGTGGTATTTATGCTTACAAATAAGCCCGATAGTGCATTGCAATATTTTAGTTTAGCCTATACGGTGAGCTTAAATGCTTCGGATTCGGCAGGAATTGTAAAGAGTCTTTTTGGTTTGGGCGACTACAACTTTGATGTTGAAAACTATAACCAGGCCTTAAACTATTATTCACAGTGTAATGAGATTGCACAAAAAATTAATGATATAGAAACATCCCTGGCAGCTTTGGTGAAAATTTCAAGGTGTTATTCACAACTTGGTGATTACCCAACTTCATCAAAATTCCTAAATAGGGCCCTAGCTATAGCTCAAAAACATAAGTTAACCTCATCAAAAGCCGATGTTTATAAATACCTTTCGGTATTAAACGAAGCTCAAGGTCGTTATAAAGATGCATTGGAATATCATAAGATGTGGGTGGAGCTGCGCGACTCAATTTACTTTGAAGAAACTGGGCAAAAGCTTGCTAAACTTCAGATTCTTTACGAAATAACACAAAAGGAAAAAGAGAACGAGATTCTTAAGCAGAATGCCGAGATTCAAAAACTTCAAATTGCTAGGTCTAGGTACCAGTTTAGGATAATGATTCTTATCCTCGTAGCCGTTGCTATTATGCTTATTCTTCTCATTGTGCTATTCAGAAATAAGCAGAAAGAAATTATTAAGCAAAAGGAAACGGAGCAGCGAATAACACAGCTTAATAAAGCATTGGAGCGTAGAATGATAGAGGAGATAAAGAAACAGGAGAAACAGCAACAGCTCCTTGCTCAAAAGTCGAAGCTAGAATCATTGGGTACGCTTGCGGCTGGTATTGCTCATGAGATTAATCAACCTCTTGGGGGAATCTCAATGGGGTTAGATAATATTTTGATGCGATTAAGCGATAAAAGTTATAGCGAGGAATATCTTAAAGAAAAGTTGAGCTCACTTTTTGAAAATGTTGAACGTATAAAAAAGATAATTGATCATATTCGATATTTTTCTAGAACTCAGAAACCTGTTGCTTTTACATCTGTTAATTTAAATGACGTTGTCAATAGTGCACTTTTTATGGTTACTACACAGTTTGAGAATCATGGTATCGAAGTTCAGAAATCGTTAGACGAAAACCTACCATTTATAACTGCAGATAAGTACAAGTTGGAACAGGTTTTACTCAATTTACTATCAAATGCTAAATATGCCTTAGATGATAAAGCCAAGAAAACGACTGAAAGTAACTATAGAAAAAGAATAAAGATTAATACATGGCAAGATAGGGACAACATATATCTTAGTGTTTGGGATAACGGTACTGGGATACCTAAGAATTATGTTGAAAAAATATTCGATCCATTTTTCACTACAAAAAGTGAAGAAAAAGGAACTGGCCTTGGCCTTTCAATCTCATATGGTTTTATTAAAGATTTATTAGGCGATATTAGAGTTGAAAGTGAACCTGGAGAGTACACTCTTTTTGAAATATCAATTCCAAAAGAAAAGTAA
- a CDS encoding sigma-54-dependent transcriptional regulator, with protein MKDIRILVLDDEKVFRKEIKEFLDGEGFTALTAERPSEAFEILQENQIDIMILDLRLPEMDGLQVLEKVKNEYPDIEVIMITGHGDMDAVINAMRLGAVEFFPKPFRLLDMRAAIQRTKRYISLHEQLKEISQTYSLVSKDLIESIGSEIIGNSFGIRQVVDLMGKVAKTDNTSVLITGESGTGKELVARGIHYLSSRKKSYFYAVNCSAIPDSLFESEFFGHKKGAFTGANEDKAGWFEVAHGGTLFLDEVVEMQPAMQSKLLRVLEERKIRRIGSSVDIPIDVRIIAATNQDVNKLIEEGKFRSDLYYRLNSFQIHIPPLRERKEDIPLLLDYYLKHISKKLGKKITSVDPMIEKAMLNYSFPGNVREMRNMIERAIILSDSGRLTMKNFVGLIAPQVESNASGVIGEDIFDLELIEKIVIMKALEKTGYKKSEAAQLLNITRQALDRRIEKYDINL; from the coding sequence ATGAAAGATATTAGAATCTTAGTACTAGACGATGAAAAGGTTTTTCGTAAAGAGATAAAAGAATTTCTTGATGGAGAGGGTTTTACAGCCTTAACCGCTGAGCGCCCCTCCGAAGCGTTTGAAATTTTGCAGGAAAACCAAATCGATATAATGATTCTTGACCTCCGTTTGCCCGAAATGGATGGCCTGCAGGTACTAGAAAAAGTTAAGAATGAGTATCCCGATATTGAGGTAATCATGATAACAGGTCATGGCGATATGGATGCTGTTATTAATGCCATGCGTTTGGGTGCAGTTGAGTTCTTCCCAAAACCCTTCCGTTTGCTCGATATGAGAGCTGCCATACAACGAACAAAGAGGTACATCTCGCTTCACGAGCAGCTTAAAGAGATTAGCCAAACGTATTCCTTGGTCTCTAAAGATCTGATTGAAAGCATTGGCTCCGAGATAATTGGTAACTCTTTTGGCATCCGACAGGTGGTTGATTTAATGGGAAAAGTTGCAAAAACCGACAACACATCTGTTCTTATTACTGGTGAGAGCGGAACCGGGAAAGAGCTTGTTGCTCGTGGAATTCACTATCTGAGTTCAAGAAAAAAATCTTACTTCTATGCTGTTAACTGTTCTGCAATTCCTGATTCACTTTTTGAAAGTGAATTCTTTGGACATAAAAAGGGCGCCTTTACAGGTGCTAACGAGGATAAGGCCGGTTGGTTTGAGGTAGCGCATGGTGGAACGCTATTTCTCGACGAGGTGGTGGAGATGCAACCCGCCATGCAGTCTAAGCTTTTGCGAGTGCTTGAAGAACGTAAAATTAGAAGAATAGGCTCAAGTGTCGACATTCCCATTGATGTTAGAATTATTGCAGCTACTAATCAGGATGTTAATAAACTTATTGAAGAAGGGAAGTTTAGGAGCGATCTTTACTATAGGCTTAACTCTTTTCAAATACATATTCCACCGTTACGGGAACGTAAGGAGGATATACCATTACTCCTAGACTATTACCTTAAGCATATCTCTAAAAAGTTGGGTAAGAAAATAACCAGCGTTGATCCTATGATTGAAAAGGCCATGCTGAACTACAGTTTCCCAGGAAATGTTAGAGAGATGCGTAACATGATAGAAAGGGCCATTATTCTTAGCGATAGTGGACGCCTAACCATGAAAAATTTTGTTGGTTTAATTGCCCCTCAGGTCGAATCCAATGCATCAGGGGTTATTGGAGAGGATATTTTTGATCTTGAGTTGATTGAAAAAATTGTGATAATGAAAGCATTGGAGAAGACGGGTTATAAAAAATCGGAGGCAGCACAACTTCTAAATATCACCCGACAAGCACTTGATAGAAGAATTGAAAAGTATGATATTAATCTTTAG
- a CDS encoding O-acetyl-ADP-ribose deacetylase, translating into MGKIELIKGDITQMDVDAIVNAANESLRGGGGVDGAIHRAAGPMLLEECKTIGGCPTGEARITKGYNLKAKFVIHTVGPIWYGGNRNENVLLRNAYINSLTIAKEKGLKSVAFPNISTGVYNFPKESAALIAIRAVNEFIANNPFPEKVIFVCFDQENYSIYSRLLG; encoded by the coding sequence ATGGGTAAAATAGAACTGATAAAAGGTGATATAACCCAGATGGATGTAGATGCCATAGTTAATGCAGCAAATGAATCGTTACGAGGAGGCGGCGGCGTTGATGGTGCTATTCATCGCGCTGCTGGCCCCATGTTATTGGAAGAGTGTAAAACAATAGGAGGTTGTCCTACTGGTGAAGCACGAATCACTAAAGGATACAATTTAAAAGCAAAATTTGTAATCCATACAGTTGGACCTATTTGGTACGGTGGTAATCGTAACGAGAACGTATTATTAAGGAATGCCTATATTAACAGCTTAACGATAGCAAAAGAAAAAGGTTTAAAGAGTGTTGCATTCCCCAACATAAGCACTGGTGTTTATAATTTCCCCAAAGAATCAGCGGCACTAATTGCAATTCGTGCCGTAAATGAATTTATTGCAAACAACCCGTTTCCCGAAAAGGTAATTTTTGTTTGCTTTGACCAGGAAAACTACTCTATTTATAGCAGATTACTTGGCTAG
- the pheT gene encoding phenylalanine--tRNA ligase subunit beta, with protein sequence MKISHSWLKNYIDLDKTPEEISSILTSTGLEVESLEEKETIKGGLKGVVIGEVLTCEKHPDADKLSVTTVNVGTGEPLHIVCGAPNVAKGQKVLVATIGTKLYFGDQEIVIKKAKLRGQLSEGMICAEDELGLGDSHDGIMVLPDDAPIGTPAAEYFKIEKDYQYEIGLTPNRIDAASHFGVARDLAAYVNFHEKPIKANLPDVQDFKVDNNSLAIPVHVENAEACTRYSGLTISGIKVGPSPEWLQNRLRSIGLNPINNVVDITNFVLHEVGQPLHAFDADAIKGNKVIVKTLPENTPFVTLDGVERKLSANDLMICNESEPMCIAGVFGGLHSGVTEKTTKVFIESACFNPVYVRKTARRHDLHTDASFRFERGTDPNITIWALKRAALLIKEIAGGEISSEIVDIYPKPIEHFNVDLNLDRTCSLIGKSIPESEIEKILQGLEIKILKKDGKTWNLAVPTYRVDVQREADVIEDILRIYGYNNIEISSKVNATLSYTKKPDSLQMQNVVSDYFTSNGFAEIMCNSLTKAEYYKQLSTYPENNSVKILNPLSNELNVLRQTLLFGGLESIQRNTNYKNPDLKLYEFGNCYKYNPDVKSEKPLDSYSEHFGIGIWLTGMNAKEHWMSKPEKFNFFHLKGYVHAILNRFGYNIDELETSEAPNDIFLYGITYKIGKKILASFGAIKPTLLKQFDLKNDVFFAEIMWEPLIGKLAKSKIQYKELPKFPEVRRDLALLLDSNIKYEQVRELAYKTEKKLLKRVNLFDVYQGKNIPEGKKSYAISFTLQDESKTLTDKQIDKVMKRLIEVYTKELNAQLR encoded by the coding sequence ATGAAGATTTCACATAGCTGGCTAAAGAATTATATTGACCTAGACAAAACACCAGAAGAGATTTCAAGCATACTAACATCAACTGGACTTGAGGTTGAAAGCCTAGAGGAAAAGGAAACAATTAAAGGAGGCTTAAAAGGTGTTGTAATTGGCGAGGTTCTTACCTGTGAAAAACATCCCGATGCCGATAAACTAAGCGTAACTACTGTAAATGTAGGAACAGGCGAACCTTTACACATTGTTTGTGGTGCACCCAATGTGGCCAAAGGACAAAAGGTGCTAGTTGCTACTATTGGAACAAAGCTTTACTTTGGCGACCAGGAGATTGTCATTAAAAAAGCTAAGCTTCGTGGCCAGCTATCAGAGGGAATGATTTGCGCCGAAGATGAGCTAGGATTAGGTGACTCACACGATGGGATAATGGTACTTCCCGATGATGCTCCAATTGGAACTCCTGCTGCCGAATACTTTAAAATTGAAAAAGACTACCAGTACGAAATTGGTCTTACCCCTAATAGAATTGATGCTGCTTCGCACTTTGGTGTGGCTAGAGATTTAGCTGCTTATGTTAATTTTCATGAGAAACCCATAAAGGCCAATCTTCCCGATGTTCAGGATTTTAAAGTTGATAACAACAGCCTTGCAATACCTGTTCATGTAGAAAACGCGGAAGCATGTACACGTTACAGCGGCTTAACTATAAGTGGTATAAAAGTTGGGCCTTCGCCCGAGTGGTTGCAAAACCGTTTACGCTCAATAGGCTTAAACCCAATTAATAATGTGGTAGATATAACCAACTTTGTGCTCCATGAGGTTGGACAACCACTTCATGCCTTTGATGCCGATGCTATTAAAGGCAACAAGGTTATTGTTAAAACCTTACCCGAAAACACCCCATTTGTTACGCTTGATGGTGTTGAACGTAAGCTCTCGGCAAACGACCTGATGATATGCAACGAAAGCGAACCTATGTGTATAGCAGGCGTTTTTGGTGGTTTGCACTCTGGTGTAACTGAAAAAACAACAAAGGTCTTCATTGAAAGCGCTTGCTTTAACCCTGTATATGTTCGTAAAACAGCCCGCCGACACGACCTTCATACCGATGCTTCGTTTAGATTTGAACGTGGTACTGACCCCAATATCACTATCTGGGCACTGAAAAGAGCAGCCCTACTAATTAAGGAGATAGCTGGAGGTGAAATCTCTTCGGAAATAGTTGATATCTATCCCAAGCCCATTGAACACTTTAACGTAGATTTAAACCTTGATCGTACCTGCAGCCTTATTGGCAAATCGATTCCTGAAAGTGAAATTGAAAAAATCCTACAAGGCTTAGAAATCAAAATTCTCAAGAAAGATGGGAAAACTTGGAATCTTGCCGTTCCAACCTATCGCGTAGATGTTCAGCGCGAAGCCGATGTAATTGAGGATATTCTTAGGATTTATGGTTACAACAATATCGAAATAAGCTCTAAGGTAAATGCAACCCTTAGCTATACTAAAAAGCCCGATAGCCTACAGATGCAAAACGTTGTCTCCGATTATTTCACCTCGAATGGTTTTGCTGAAATTATGTGTAACTCCCTTACAAAGGCCGAATATTACAAGCAGCTATCAACATATCCCGAAAATAATTCTGTTAAGATCCTCAACCCGCTAAGCAACGAGCTAAATGTGTTACGTCAGACACTTCTGTTTGGTGGACTTGAGAGTATACAGCGTAATACTAATTACAAGAACCCCGACCTTAAACTATATGAATTTGGCAACTGCTATAAGTATAATCCTGATGTAAAATCAGAAAAGCCACTTGATAGTTACTCGGAACATTTTGGTATTGGAATATGGTTAACAGGGATGAACGCCAAAGAGCACTGGATGTCTAAACCAGAAAAGTTTAATTTTTTCCATCTTAAAGGATATGTTCATGCCATACTTAACCGTTTTGGGTATAACATTGATGAACTTGAAACATCAGAAGCCCCAAATGATATCTTCCTTTATGGTATAACCTACAAAATTGGTAAGAAAATTTTGGCAAGTTTTGGTGCAATAAAGCCTACACTTCTAAAGCAATTTGATCTAAAGAACGATGTTTTCTTTGCCGAAATAATGTGGGAACCACTTATTGGTAAACTTGCAAAAAGTAAAATACAGTATAAAGAACTACCTAAGTTCCCCGAGGTTCGTAGGGATTTAGCATTACTATTGGATTCAAACATTAAATACGAACAGGTAAGAGAGTTGGCATATAAAACAGAAAAGAAATTGCTGAAAAGAGTTAACCTGTTTGATGTTTACCAAGGGAAGAACATACCCGAAGGGAAAAAATCATACGCTATTAGCTTTACGCTTCAAGATGAGTCAAAAACTTTAACCGATAAGCAAATAGATAAAGTAATGAAGCGTTTAATTGAAGTTTACACAAAAGAATTAAACGCACAGCTAAGATAA
- a CDS encoding aspartate kinase — protein sequence MKVLKFGGTSVGSVDRLRRIPQLLPSDETAIVVLSAMAGVTNELVKVTELVKDRKMADAIQLFKGLEDKHVEVASNLFKTKLYKKMGEEFVIGLFHPLMKKLVNGIDNLNKYIALGEQLSVGLLKLLLAEQGYKVAYIPAFEFMRVDKDNEPDYFYIEQNLRRQLHINPFAKVYVTEGFICRNVNGEISNLGRGGSDFTAAIVGNVVNASEVQIWTDIDGVHNNDPRFVTNTSPVRQLSYDEAAELAYFGAKILHPQTINPCRIKNIPVVLKNTLNPTDEGTVITTLSSKSGIKAIAAKDGITAINIRSSRMLLAYGFLKRVFEIFEAAKTPVDMITTSEVSISLTIDNASNLNDIVNALSSFAHVEVERNQTIICVVGDFLASHKGYAARVLDCLKEIPIRMISYGGSNNNISLLVDSHYKVQALRLLQQLFPAVKQANSVLDEVDAQ from the coding sequence ATGAAAGTATTAAAGTTTGGAGGCACTTCAGTTGGGAGTGTTGACCGTTTGAGGAGGATTCCTCAGCTTTTACCAAGTGATGAAACAGCCATAGTTGTGCTTTCGGCTATGGCTGGAGTTACTAATGAACTTGTTAAGGTTACCGAACTTGTGAAGGACCGAAAAATGGCCGACGCAATTCAATTATTTAAAGGGCTAGAGGACAAGCATGTTGAGGTGGCCAGTAATTTATTTAAAACTAAGTTGTATAAAAAAATGGGTGAGGAATTTGTTATAGGTCTGTTTCACCCGCTAATGAAAAAATTAGTAAATGGTATTGATAACCTAAATAAATATATTGCATTAGGAGAGCAGCTTTCAGTAGGGCTTTTAAAATTGCTTCTGGCTGAGCAAGGCTATAAAGTTGCATATATACCTGCTTTTGAGTTCATGAGGGTTGATAAGGATAATGAGCCCGACTACTTTTACATTGAGCAGAATCTGAGGCGCCAGCTGCATATTAATCCGTTTGCAAAGGTTTATGTTACAGAAGGTTTTATCTGCCGAAATGTAAACGGTGAAATAAGTAATTTAGGACGAGGTGGTAGCGATTTTACCGCAGCTATTGTTGGAAATGTTGTAAATGCATCGGAGGTTCAAATCTGGACAGATATTGATGGAGTTCACAATAATGATCCCCGATTTGTAACAAATACCTCGCCCGTTAGGCAACTTTCATACGACGAAGCTGCTGAGTTGGCTTACTTTGGGGCAAAAATTTTACATCCGCAAACCATTAATCCTTGTCGTATCAAGAATATCCCTGTCGTTTTAAAGAATACTCTAAATCCAACTGACGAGGGGACTGTAATTACTACTTTAAGCTCAAAGAGTGGCATAAAAGCCATTGCTGCAAAGGATGGAATTACTGCAATAAACATTCGATCATCACGGATGCTGCTTGCCTATGGGTTTCTAAAAAGAGTCTTCGAAATTTTTGAGGCTGCTAAAACACCAGTTGATATGATTACTACTTCGGAGGTGTCTATCTCGCTTACAATTGATAATGCTTCAAACCTGAATGATATAGTTAATGCCCTTTCCAGCTTTGCTCATGTTGAAGTTGAACGTAATCAAACCATTATTTGTGTTGTCGGAGATTTCTTGGCATCACATAAAGGTTATGCGGCTAGGGTGCTCGATTGCCTGAAGGAAATTCCTATAAGAATGATTTCTTATGGCGGTAGTAACAATAACATTTCTTTACTGGTTGACTCGCATTACAAGGTTCAAGCTTTAAGGCTGCTTCAACAACTATTTCCTGCGGTTAAACAAGCTAATTCAGTTTTAGATGAAGTTGATGCTCAATAG
- the lysA gene encoding diaminopimelate decarboxylase — protein MQTPYYEYDIALLNSILSTAKEEAQRYSYKIHYALKANSNHILLKEIARQGFGADCVSANEIRVALENGFPANSIVFAGVGKSDSELEYAISKDIECINCESVQELEVINQIASSLGKVPKVALRVNPNVDAKTHRLITTGLKENKFGISLKEAEWVFANKNNFNHINFVGLHFHIGSQILNLEVFKQLAIVVNRIQKSLGTINMPYLNLGGGLGIDYENPLKNPVPNFDGFFRTVNEHLIPGENQTIHFELGRSLVGQCGKLYTSVLYVKETFSKRFAIVDAGMNALIRPALYGASHKIENISGGKSDELFSYDVVGPICETSDCFAEDATLPKTSRGDILVIHSCGAYAESMASDYNLRERPRSVYVGIEVLA, from the coding sequence ATGCAAACACCTTACTATGAATACGACATTGCGCTGCTTAATAGCATTTTAAGTACAGCAAAGGAGGAAGCCCAAAGGTATAGCTACAAAATTCACTATGCTCTAAAAGCTAACTCAAATCATATTTTACTAAAAGAAATAGCAAGGCAGGGCTTTGGTGCCGATTGTGTTAGCGCTAATGAGATTCGAGTTGCTCTTGAGAATGGCTTTCCAGCTAATAGCATTGTATTTGCTGGTGTCGGAAAATCGGATTCAGAGTTAGAGTACGCAATATCGAAAGATATTGAGTGTATTAATTGCGAATCGGTACAAGAGTTAGAGGTAATTAATCAGATAGCATCAAGCCTGGGAAAGGTTCCTAAAGTGGCTTTAAGGGTCAACCCTAATGTTGATGCTAAAACTCACCGATTAATTACAACAGGACTTAAAGAAAATAAGTTTGGTATTAGTTTAAAAGAGGCGGAGTGGGTTTTTGCTAATAAAAACAATTTCAACCATATAAACTTTGTGGGGTTGCATTTTCATATAGGTTCGCAAATATTGAACCTTGAGGTTTTTAAGCAGCTTGCCATTGTGGTGAATAGGATTCAGAAAAGTTTAGGAACGATTAATATGCCTTACCTTAACCTTGGTGGCGGTTTGGGTATTGACTATGAAAACCCACTTAAAAATCCTGTCCCAAATTTTGATGGTTTTTTCAGAACAGTTAACGAGCATTTAATTCCAGGCGAAAATCAAACTATCCATTTTGAATTGGGGCGCTCGCTTGTTGGACAATGTGGTAAGCTTTATACAAGTGTTCTTTACGTAAAAGAAACTTTTTCAAAACGATTTGCGATAGTCGACGCAGGTATGAACGCGCTTATTCGCCCAGCTCTTTATGGAGCATCGCATAAGATTGAAAATATATCAGGTGGAAAAAGTGATGAGCTATTCAGCTATGATGTGGTTGGGCCCATTTGTGAAACATCCGATTGTTTTGCTGAGGATGCTACCTTGCCAAAAACATCGCGGGGCGATATTCTTGTGATACACTCTTGCGGTGCCTATGCAGAATCAATGGCATCGGATTATAATTTAAGGGAGAGACCACGCAGCGTTTATGTGGGCATAGAGGTTCTTGCTTAA